DNA sequence from the Drosophila sechellia strain sech25 chromosome 3L, ASM438219v1, whole genome shotgun sequence genome:
GGCTGGAGCAGGAGGCGGCAGAAGGACCTTGTTAGCTGCACGCGACGGAGGCCAGTCCTGGTAGCCAGAATCCACCCATCCGGGCAACTTCAGCTAACAACAATAATTGTTAATAATGTTTATGAAAAGTTGCCCCGCATCGCTGGTATCCGCCATCGCTTTCTTCGGCTCCTTGTTGCCACTTTGGCCACAGCTTGGCATATCTTTTGGTTTTGTTCAGTCGACTGCTGCTAGCAATTGGCCTGAACGGCTGCCAGGAGTCCAGGCACTTGCTTAAGTTTAatgatatttgtttatttatggcCAGTTATTGTCAAGTTAGTGCACAAAGCAGATTGCTTCGAGGCCACTTTGGTTGAGCTGCGGCACAAAGGAGCCGGAATTCTATGGGTCATCAAATAAAATGGAAGAGGAGTGTATCCCATCGCCCATTCTGCAGCCGGATCAGGGGTCATCTATCAACGCACATTGAGGTAGAACAAATGCTCAAGGAACTGACGCACTGCCTCCAGGATGATGCCTGCTCAAAGGAAGTGTGTTCTGCACTTCAATTTAAACCGTAAGCCAGCTCTCAGCTCAGCCGGAAAAAGTGGCAGTGGACTACCGGATGGGTGGTAGACTTCACCTTTGTCACAGCATTTGACATGGCTACCCCACTCCCGGATTTTCCCAGCATCCGCAGCAAATACTCGGGACAATATCTGCCAGCTGACGCGAGTTTCCGCTATACACTTGAAAAAACAGGTTgctaaatttaaagaaaactaaTATCAAAACATATATTAAAGAATAAAGTGAGTTACTTACTATTCAAATACATTTGGAGTGAAGACTTTTTAAAGTGTTTATTAACTTTCTAACTGGATTCGTAAATAACTCCTCACAACAATACATTGTTTTCCGTTCAAACTCAAATTATAGCCTAAACTACAAACGGAAATTTCAATGCACATTTCTTCAGAGTTCAAAAGAGCCCCGAAAAAGTAGGTATGAAGAATAACTGACGAATAAGGGGGAACGGCAGGATACCCAAAGACTGTTGCTTGAGCTGGGTGTCAAGTGTTCAATATATCAATCAAAGGTgttgaaaataaatgaaaaatgtgtCGAAAGTTTATCATTGGGAGCCGACGGGGTCCGACCAGCGGATTTCCCATTTTCTGCCATTTTCCAAGGGCGACGGCGACGGGAGTAGAACGAATGGTGCGTAAAAATAAAGTAGCATGGCAAGGGTGGTGTCTCACACAGGACATGGTAACTTTTTCCAAATCGATTAAGCTGCGACAACTTACCTGCTCCATGGAGCACTCCTCTGACTTTCCATCTCTCCGCCTGCTCACTGGCACCGAATTTTCCTCCTTCGTCCTTCGAAAATGCTTAAAGGTTATCGgttgaaaagtgaaaaggaATTTTCTAACTCTGCTGCTTATTTCGCTCCTGCCGACTGACTGGCTTTGGACTTGGGCCAAATGCTCCCACAAGGCCAACCACAAAAACGAGGCGCTGGGAGCGATGCATTCTACCTTATGCAGTCGGCAACTATTTTCGGAAAATCTGTCGAAAATTGTTCACTTTTGCCCACTGGCAATAAGCCCCAGAACACAAATAAGTGGAggtggaaaaggaaaaaccaTTTGGCAGTCAAGCCTGGGTCCAAAGTTTGAAAGTAACCAGCAAAGGAATATTATTTGCCAACTTAAAGCTGAAGCTGGAATGCCCTTTAGAAGAGTGCGAGCATAGGTCAAGATCTGTATTTTATGAATAGATTTTAATATTGATGTTTGTCGAAGACACCACaagcaaatattaaataaaatttgcaacactttcctatttatttttgcatttgacAATTTATTGGTTACCATGCAAGCCAAAGTGAGAATTAATAAAGTTTAAAGCATTCAAGTCGGTAAACTTTTATTCACAACACACGGAATAAAAGAAAGCATCAAAGCATGATTTATGAAATAAATTGGTTTTAAAAATCTTATTTTCTAAAGACCacattaatttatataaatattgttaatttaaaaaatcttGAAAAAAAATCAGTTTTAATGCAATAAGTTTCTAAATTTGGAAGCGAAAAGTGACTTTTAAAAAGCTTTCAATCTTGAAaccttttttccttttttccaaGAGGGTTTTGTATACAAAATCATCAAACTTCAAAGTTCTAGAACTCTTCTGCAAATACAGGCCACAAAAAAAAGGCTGGGGCAACATTAAGCAGCGGTAAGTTATTGGCAAAAGTGTAGCACAAATTTCTGCTGACTGCTGCCAGTAGCAGGCCAAAACCCCTCCACCCTCCCACCACTCACCCCTTTTCGCCACACTTTCTGGCTTAAACGCCCCACTTCACTTAACTTTCTGCCGATGCTGTTTCCCTTTTTCCTGTTGCCGCTCAGTGCTTTTAGCGTAGAAATTCTCCAGTGTTTTGCTTTTGGTCAAGTAtgattggaattttatatggCCAAAAGGTTCGAAGTTCGACAAACGACGACGATGCCGTCAAAATGGCCAACACGTAAGTATGTTTCATTGAACAGGAGCAGCGGGTGGTGTTTGACTTTTAGTTTGGTCGGAGGGAGAGCTCTTTTGCAGAGCACAGCAAATTGTTACCGACTGCTTTTCggcattattattaatttatgtacCGATCGAAATCAATAAACTAGTCACGTTTGTGGCACCCCAAACTGGCCAATCGATCCCATCGGCGACCGGAAATGAGCAGCCAGCGAAAATATCCATTCGCAATTTGTTGCCACCGATTAATGAAGAccaaaatgaaacgaaatcGAACGAAAGAAATCGGCTAATTTATGTACACTTATCAAAATGGcgctaattaaaaattagCCTGTTATCGTGCAATTATCAGGATGCGTCCCTTCTGCACATGTTACTCCATTGGGAATTCAGTGGCGTTCTTCTCCGCTGCTCATCGGCTCATCAAGGGGGAAATTCAATTTCCATAGCCAATAGATAAGCCAAAGTCGGATGCGCCACCCGATGCCATGGGCTTATATATTTTGATTTGTGCGAACAGAGATTTCCGGGCCCCAACTCCCTCGCAGATAAACGTGGCTAAATTAAGAGGCACCCTTCTCCAGATCTCGACGGAGTTAATAGACCATGGGCACGTTAAATTTATGGCCAATAAGCGAGGAGGCACGGAGCGTGGATTGTTTTCATAATGGTGGGGCGATGAGGTTGCAATTGCCCTAACAATGTTGAAAGGGACTTAACAGATTGTCGGTGATGATATGGATTTTAATGGTAAATCGAATGGGGGATTCGTTGGAGTCCGTTGGTGTGTACTTACTAAATGGGGGGATATAATTTAAAGCACTCCTATTAATATCTAGCCATTATGCCAGTACTTGAAACAgatttttttgggttttagGATCACAATGGGATGTTATCCCACCCACTTTCTTATCCATATCGTTATCTATGAACGTTTTCCATCGAATTTGGGTGAATGCGTGTCCGCTCGTGTTTACATATTTCATTCCTTTGGCCAGGATGCCGACAAATTGGACAACTTAAAGAGCTCATCAAATTAACTACACGCATCTGTAgaacttttggccattttcacTTGCTCtacatatttattattatcttTTTTTGCTCTCCGGGTGTTTGTGTGCTTTGTTCCTCTTCTCAATTTCATTTTGTCAGTTTTTGTTGGTCCTTCCTTCTGTGTTATCCTTGCTGACATGACATGAACTgtagtttatttattatttctctGTGCCTCATTCTTCTTCTGGcttcttttcattttatttatatccTTGACGCATGCAAACatgtttgtatgtgtgtgtgtgggcgaaTCGGGTcatacactcacacacacacatttgtaTGTCCTGTAGTTTATTGTCAATTGTTTGTGGCATTTATTTCGCAAttgttttcctttattttgtCACTTTATTTGCTCTGCCGGTGCCTCTGTGCCAGCTTttgttcatttatttatttatttgattagaTTTTATTGCATGACAATTTTTCGTACACATCATATAAACTGCTTCTGTTTCCttcacttaaaaaaaaaaactcgaaCGCCTATTGCAACAAAGAGAAGGATACCCaattgaaatccaatttaaagataatgaaaaaaagtatatttatGCTAGTAGAGCATTTCATTCAAAATATATCATAAAAACTTCGATATACCAAAAAGACACTACACTTAAAGTCTTACTTCTTCGCTCTttcgtattattttttaaaaaagtgTTAAGCTTATTGGCAGTTCTGGCTATGAGGAATTAGCATTATTACTTAGACCGCTGATAGAAAACCATTGATGGTCAAATTACACATCCTCTTGACCCATTTGCTGTGCGAATAATTCATTCATCGTTTGACCATCATTTAACCATTTCAAAGTCAGTTGCCGGCAAGGACTCCATCATATGGTCTGCACAATCACAATAAAGGTCCTTCCGCAAGGATCTCCAACCATTTACCCCATTTGGCTGCAATGGGATTGCATTACTTTGACTGCAGCATGATGCAGAGGTGGTCGGCGCTCGGGGTTCGGGGTTCGGGGTTCACAAGCGGAACTCTGGCTGTCAGGACAGCCATCCATCCGATGTTATTTGGTCGCACAGTTGACTCCTCGCCCCACAGTCGATTGAATTGCCATGCGGCACGTGCAACACGAATGGAGTCCCTGCAATCGTCCTGCGCATACAAAAGGAGGCCTCCGCCCAGCCCGCTAAAAGCTGATGATGATTGGGAACAGCAAGGGGTGGTCAATACACTGCGTGAAAGGATTCGATTTTCAACACTGGAAAATTTCCCGTGCACGACGTTAATGAGTGTCTTGCATCTTTTTATAAAGATTTTTATAAAAGTGTAAAGCGAAATCCTTGAGTGGAGAATCATATGCATTACAATCAGCTCATGTATATTTAAACTCCACTCTACATTTTCTTGATAGCCCTCTTTTTCGGCGTGTAGGAAGCGGCTCTAAAAGGTGGAGATGGTCGCAACTTCAACGCGTGGCTTCAACTCAATTATCAAACTTTTGGCTGCCAATCCGGGAACTCGCGGCAGGGACCACCTGCCAATGGATCCTGAATCTCCACACTCCGCGCAGACAGACTGAAACAGACGTGTGAGTTCGAAACAAACGGAAATGGATTTTTGATTGAGTGCACAATAATATGTGAAATGCATTTTACAGACCGAAACAAGGCAATACACAAAATGAAACAATACAACACAGTGAGTGAAGTTTAGGCGtgtgtattttattatatttttgcaTGAACGAAAAAAATAGATTCCCCACCTCCGCCGAAAAGAGAGCATTTTAATTTGGAGCGAAAAGTTGCAATTTATTTGCTAGTCCGTCCATCACAAAAGTCCATTTATTTCATTACAAAGTGCACAGGTTTCGGGGGATCCCCTTCTTTCGCTTCTCACTCCGCAGGATATTATCCTCCGTCTGATGACTACTTCGGCCATCCACTTTATGGCGTATATTTGGCCAATTTATTGGCTAGCCTCATGGCTAACAAATTGCAAACACAATGACGATGAAAAATTATTGCGTCGTTTATTCGATTCGGGGACTATGAAAAAAGTTCGAATCCCTCTGGCTTGACTTTTTCTGCATTTATAATTGGAAATTTATAAAGGACGGATCATAAAACAAGCTTAGCTGAGGGGTTAGTCATAAAAGCCGCTAAACAGTTAGGAATAATTACATAGGGCATCAATTTGATGGAAATGTATAAAACATTCCATTTGTCTAAGTGGAAAGATAAAAACGATTGCCCTCAGAACTGTGGAAATTGCaggaattttaaaaattgatttcttGATATGTGAGTTTAAACCCAATTTTGTGAATTTCAGCCAAAAACTTCTtgacaaaaatacaaaaaaatatatttgccaaaattattgtttattcgCCCTGCTTAACCAAGAGTAAATTCATTCCCAATGAAATCGTTGCCAATTTCGACCATTTCCCTATGGCCAAGTTTGTGTAGCCAACTTCTTGGGGCAATCGCCGCAGATCGATGTCTGGCACTGGCTGACTGAATCTCGGTCTAGACGTCGTCTAATGACAAACGCAAACCGCAAGAGATGAAGGACATTGAAGGAAACGTTATGCAAGGCAGCCGGAGCCAAGTCAAATGGAAATGCCATGGCTCCCCGTCTGGCAGCTAGATAAATAAACTGAACTTTAAATGGATGCAGCGACCCATCGATGACTTTCCAATGGTCTTGGCTAATTCCGGCTGACCACACTGAAAAGAAAAATCGCTTTTTTACCATTATGTTCAATCAAATCATACACAAAAGAATAATAAACTCAAGAAAATGTATTTCACAATAATgtaagaaaatatatttatttaaaaacaatttgaaatgtgACATACCAATTATAttatcttttcttttttatttctgattttcaaatcaattttAGGTATATTTGGTATTAATAATTCTTCTTAAGTAAAgatttatttttctctgtaTAGAAAATATGGAGCTGTAGAGAGATATGAAGACCCTTACAACTTCTGTTGGGCACTGAGGCGAAATAATATCTCTCGAAccgaaaatcataaaatgcATGCAAAATAAACCGAAAAAGTGGCGCATCATCATTATTTATTCGATATTCCCCCCATCCACTACCTTGACCACCTTGGACAAGAGACTCAATCAATGACGACATCGGCTTTTAAATTTGTAGGGCCAAGAGATGGCGCAGCGAAATTTGCATAGAATACAAGAAAAGAGAAAAGTAGAGCCAGACTATTGAgaaattaatatgcaaatttctGATAGTAGAACTTCGCATTGTTCCCATTCAAGTGAAATTTCTCAAACCCAAAAACTTTGCCTTCTCAGCTATAAAATAGAAATCGCATGCCAAAAGCGGTTTCAGTATTATTATTAGACACGAAACATGAAGACATcttggagctttagttgcggAGGTGCGTTCCATGCGAAAATTGTGGTATACGATGTGGGTTAGGTGTAAAGGATTGTTTGGGAACAGCTAGAAATGTGAATGTAACTTAGTGAAGTGAAAACGGATCCAAAGGCAGCTCTTGCCTCCAGGAAAACCAAGTGTTAACGAGAAATTTCTAGGGGGACAACAGGGTCGTCTTCTTACCAATTTCCATCGAATGTGCTTCTAGAACTATCGATGGTTTTGGAGAATTCCACGAAGGATATACGGGTATCCCCTGCTGAGTTTGGCTGGAAAAATCGCCACAAACCCCGAGGATCTGTGCGAACGGCGCTAAGTTGGCTGCCATAATTGAGGATTAAGCCGGGTGCGCGGATCTCTGGCTAGTCATAAAGCCATAAACGAGACGGGGAAATTCCAGGCGACCCGGATCGCTTAGAAAACCCGAATGAAAAGCCTGTTAACGGTTTTTGGTTTACGACATGCATGCGCGTGACTGGCACCCGCTAATTACCTGGACCAAATCTACCTTTGCGGAGGACCTACCTGCCCACCAGATCCTTTAAAAGGACCTCACCACCTGGTCGGTGCATCATTCGCTCCTGAGACTTATAACCAGCAACACACCATGATTGACCAGCACAAGCCCAGCCGCAAATCAGAGAAATCCAGTCACAGGTCGGGAAAGAACCATTCCGACAAACCACACAAAGTGAAGACCCACGATCCGCtcaagaaacagaaaaagcgGGCTCTGAAGAAGCTCCGCCGCAAGTCATCCACTGTGAATTTCCCGTACCAGCTCTTCCTGTACCGCCAGGAACTAAAGCGGGCCAGCGCCGACTTCTCCTATCTTCGGCTCTCCAAGGCCAAGATAGTGCTCACCTCCCAACTGATCGCACAGAAGATGGGCAGCTGCAATCCCGATTGCAGCGTGGATGAGCTCAAGGAACTAAGCCGCGAGGTGCAGTTCCAGAAACGCCTCTGCCATCAAGTGGAGCGCCTGCAGCAATTCCGGCAACTTGGACTCACCGAGATGATCCTCAACGGCAAGAAGACGACGCTGTAACCTGTGGAATTAGCAAGCAAGCCGGATTGAGCAGGCTGTTAGGCTGGGATTGGGCATTATTATAAGTTAGTCGGTAGTGTTTAGGTTGTAATATtttatcaaataaaatatCACATGAATattgcaaaacaaaatatttttccttttctatGGATACTATAAGTTTAATTCggataatattattaatttttaatgtctTGCCCTTCAGTTTTGCTCCTGTGTGCGATTATGTGCTATGGCCATAATGTAACGAAATCAAACAGCAGCCAGGAGATCATCAGAGTGAAGGTCTTGCCGCAGTCCACTCCTTCAGATACCTCAACTGGTTCCTCCATATCCACCACCGCCACACCCACAACTCCCAAACCCAAGGACAGTCCTACAGCCAAGTCCGGAATACAGGCTCACgaaatcgaggaggaggacgacaacTTCCACAACGATCGCCTTCCCGCCTTATCAGAGGATGAGTACAACAACCTGAGTGAAGACGCCAATCCGCTGCACTTCCTCAAGCAACAGCCTCTGGATCTTGAAAATGAGGAGGTGAGATTCTTTCACCTTTTAGAaagttatttttaaacaactgtcaattaaaattaacaatTATAACTGAATCTATATATGAAAATGAAACTTTTTACATCGTGTAATGAAAGTTATAGATTTGTGAAAATTAATTCCAATTCCTTGCATTTATTTTCTCGCGTAGGTGCCGCCGAAACCTGAAAAAACAGAGAAGGTATGCCGTTAAATTATATACTTTATTAGTTATTCATAGTTATGTTAGttattattcataatattaacaCACTTTTGCATTGTAAAGAAAACTAACTGAttcaaatatttcatattcatCTCCATttcttaaacatttttattttaataccCGTAATTTTTGAtcgtatttttaattaaacgccAAAAATAGTTAtcaaatttctttattttttagtcCCAGCAGAAACCTGAATCTCAAACCGAGAGCAAGCCAGATTCGGAAGTGATGGCTCCACAATCCTCCGGTTCACCCATCTACATAACCATTCCCATTTACATTAGCACGGGTGGTAAGCTGCCCATTACATTGACCATTGGAGATCAGGATTTGTCATTAAAAAAGACAAGCGGATCCAACAGGAAGAATCCCTCTACCAAATCACCGAACTCGTTCTTCAATCGCTTGCTGCAGCAGATTGAGTCGCCCAAGAGGGGAACCACCAATCGCCATCGCAGCCAGCTCAAGAGTCACGTATATGCGATGAAGGAGAAGGACAATCAGGGGAACAAGGATGAGAAGAAACTCAAGGTTTTGCTTCATAGCCCAATGCAataaacatgttcaaacaCTGATTATGGCAT
Encoded proteins:
- the LOC6605566 gene encoding uncharacterized protein LOC6605566, giving the protein MKTSWSFSCGVLLLCAIMCYGHNVTKSNSSQEIIRVKVLPQSTPSDTSTGSSISTTATPTTPKPKDSPTAKSGIQAHEIEEEDDNFHNDRLPALSEDEYNNLSEDANPLHFLKQQPLDLENEEVPPKPEKTEKSQQKPESQTESKPDSEVMAPQSSGSPIYITIPIYISTGGKLPITLTIGDQDLSLKKTSGSNRKNPSTKSPNSFFNRLLQQIESPKRGTTNRHRSQLKSHVYAMKEKDNQGNKDEKKLKVLLHSPMQ
- the LOC6605565 gene encoding uncharacterized protein LOC6605565, with protein sequence MIDQHKPSRKSEKSSHRSGKNHSDKPHKVKTHDPLKKQKKRALKKLRRKSSTVNFPYQLFLYRQELKRASADFSYLRLSKAKIVLTSQLIAQKMGSCNPDCSVDELKELSREVQFQKRLCHQVERLQQFRQLGLTEMILNGKKTTL